ATTGATTCACTATTCGAAGATTTGGATAAGTAATGGCCTATAAAATTACTTATTCAAAAGACTTTAAAAAACACTATAAAAAACTATCTGAAATAGAAAAAAACAAACTAAAAAGAAAATAAAATTTTTTATAGAAAATCCCACCCATCCATCTTTGAGAACTAAGAAAATACAAGGAACTAATGGTATCTGGGAATCTTCTGTAAATATGGATATCCGAAAATTTTACGAGAATAATGAATTGATATTTCTCTTAGATATTGGACACCACAATATTTTGGATAAATTTTAAGGTGATGGCCAGATTTTCTGGTCATCACCTTTGTTTTATCTAAATTCTCCTGTGACAAGTTTGGATGAGATCCATCCGCCTTCTATTTTTAGCCAATATCTGCCGCCGTCGTTGACTACCTCGCTTACTTCTAGGCTGTCGCCGTCGTTTACATATCCTGCTACTCCTGAGTTTAGGTTTGGTTCTGTTCTGATTTCTCCCATTGATGCGTTGATTTTGACTTTTTTATTCAAGAAGTCGCTTTCTTTGTAGACATCAGTATATTTTGGGTTGCCATTTTGGCCGTAGGCATTGCTTATCCTTAGGGCTTCTTTTTCTTGGACTGAAAGTTTGACTCTCTCGCCGCTATTTGTATTTTTACCCTCAGAATTTTCAGTGTTTTCTGTATTTTCTGTGTTTTCTTCTTGGTTTTCTGTATTTTCTGCTGGTTTTTCTTCTTCTATTTTTTTGTCAGCCTGATCTTTTAAATCTTTGATTTTTTCAGATTCTGGCAAGATCCTAAGTATAGCAGCTGAGACTTCACTTACTTTTTGATATTCTTTATTTTCTAGGCGACTTTTTAGCCTTTCAGCTAGGTCATCTTCGATTTTGCCTATCATGTCTTGGGCTTGTTTGTAGTATTTGCCAGAGCTTTCTGGTACTGCGTCTAATACTTTGATGGCTTTTTCGTATTCTTTATTTTTTATATTTTCCTTGCCAGCTTCTATAGCTTTTTTATAAAGTTCTTCTTTTGACTCTACAGTCTCTTCTACCTGGCTTGGGGTATCTTTATTTTCGCTAGGAGATTTGCCCTTGCCTAGGCTCATAAAATATGAAATTATGATAGCTAAGAGGGCCAAAATTAGCATAGCTCCTAGTATTGTAGCTACTGTTATGAAGTCCATGTCATATTTTCTTTTTTTTCTATCCCTATTTCTACTGGTATTGATATTTTTCATACCAATTTTTTTATCATCTACCCTAGTTTTCCTATCGGATCTTGGTTTTTCATTTTCTTTTGCCTCTACTAGGTCAGCTCCACAAGATTTACAAACTTTTCTAAAATCTTCATTTTCACTGCCGCATTTTTTGCAAATCATATTTTTCTCCTTATATTATTATTTCCTACTGATCTTATGTTATTATTATATCATAAATTTTATTTAGAAAAAGCCTTGACCAATAAATAGCCAAGGCTTTTTGTCATATTTTATTTTTCTAGAAAGTTTTTATAAAAACTTAAATCTTGTACTGTCTCTAGGACTCCCTTGTATTTTCCATCCTTGTCCCTGACTGCGTAGTAGGATATACCATAGTCTATGCCCTTTATGTTTCTGACAAGTTTGAATGAGTCTTTCTTGCCCTCCTTAAAATCTTTTACAAGGTTTCTGACTATGCTTTCTACTTGTGGTGGGTGGCAGGAATATAGGTCCCTACCTAGAGATGAGACCGGTCTTTTAAAGATTTTTTTGCCCTTGTGATCATTGTAGTAGGTGTTTATGTCATTTTCATCTACAAAGGTGATTTCTATCTCCAAAGTATCGAGCATGGCCTCTAGCTGGTCGACTCTCATTTTGCCCTTGGCAAAATTTATGAATCCAGATTCTCCTTCTATGCTTGATTTTTCTCTTGGCTGATCATTGTAGCTTGTCAAGTTGTGATCATAGTCTCCTAGGTCCCTGTATAAAAGATCCAAATCCTCATCGCTTACATTTTCAAATACAAGGGGGTAGAGGATATTTTCCTCCTTGTAGGTCATCTCCTTTGCCCTTTCTAGGCTCTCGATCAAGAGGTCTTTTTTGCCAAGTTTGATAGCTTTTTTTATATTGTTAAAGATCTCTATATCCACTGCCCACATGACTTCAGATGGGCCTGGTTTGTTGTATTTGCTTTTTAGGATAGGATATATCAAATCTCCCTTTTTTCTATAGTGTTCTGATATTTTGTAGATATCATCTGATATTTCCTCACCTTTTTCTATCCTTTCTTCCTCATTTTTTATAATATTTTTTATAATTTGATTTTCCTTTTGAAAATAATCAAGAAAAGATCCTTTCTCATCGTCACTAGCTTTGTTTTCTGCCTCTGTCATCCCATGAAAGAGTGATGAATGGACATCACAAAGTCTTCTGACTTCAGCCTTATCCATGCCTGACTCCAAAAGTTTTTCTTCTGCATCCATTATTTCTGATGACGATACATTCTCAAAATTTTTCTTGAAATCAGCCCTTACTTTTTCCAAGTCTTCCCCTTGGGATAGTCTTTCTATATAGGATCCAATAAGGTCCTGCCTTCTTATGGTCTCAGGATCTAGCGAAGAATCATAAATCTCATAGCCTAAAGCCTCAAGCTTTTTTTCTACATCTACAATTCCCATCATCTTGGCCCCACGTTTTATAGACATTTTTTTGCCCAAAGTATTTAAAATCATGGCTTTACCAAGGCCAGAAAAACCTATAGAAATAAGGTCTTCTTTTAACCTATCATTGTCCTTTACAAGTTCAAAAACTGCTTTATTTATATCTATTTTCATAAAATCACTCCTGTACTATCATTATACAAGTATTATATCAAAATAGATAATCATTATCAGTAACAAATGATACAAAAATCAACTTTTTTTGAAATTTTTCTAATTTTTTACAAAGATGCAAAACCAGATGACCCTATCTTGTTTTATAACCCTGTGGACCTGGTGGGGATGGATAGGCAAGATGTCGCCTTTTTTTAGGGTTTTGACCTGCCCATCTATTTCAAGCTCTGCCACTCCCTCTTCTATCTTTACTATCTCTAGCTCGTCCTGGTCGTAGTAGTCTGTTATCTGGTCTAAGGATGAGATCCTCACTAGTTTTATTTTCTCATCTTCATAAATTGTCTCTTCTATTTCTTTTTTGTCAGAAAAATTTATGTTTTCAAATATATTGTATATGGTCATTTCCCCCTTTTTTTTTGTAAAGAAAAAACAGCCTAAGCTGCTCAGGCTGTTGACGAAGTTACAAAATCCAAAAGTAAGCGTTCCGTTCGAAAGAAATTGATAGAAATTCAAATTGAAATAATCCGCCCGTAAATCGCACTGTTTGAGCGATAGCGAGTTTGCGATTTACAGGATTATGAAATTTAGAATTTCACAATTTCTGTAGTCGGATAAGCGTTTTTGGATTTTATCTACGTTCTGAACAGCCTAAGCTGCTCTTTCCTTGATTTTTCTGTAGGCTCCTACAAAAAGTATTCCTAGTCCAATCCCTCTTATAAGTCCATTTACAAAGTTTGGCATACTTGTGAATCTCTCCAGTATAAAGGGCAAGATCACGAGTATAATTCCAAGTCCTATATTAGATTTTAAAAATTTCATCAGTCTAAGATAGTCTC
This window of the Anaerococcus mediterraneensis genome carries:
- a CDS encoding cupin domain-containing protein, producing the protein MTIYNIFENINFSDKKEIEETIYEDEKIKLVRISSLDQITDYYDQDELEIVKIEEGVAELEIDGQVKTLKKGDILPIHPHQVHRVIKQDRVIWFCIFVKN
- a CDS encoding SH3 domain-containing protein gives rise to the protein MICKKCGSENEDFRKVCKSCGADLVEAKENEKPRSDRKTRVDDKKIGMKNINTSRNRDRKKRKYDMDFITVATILGAMLILALLAIIISYFMSLGKGKSPSENKDTPSQVEETVESKEELYKKAIEAGKENIKNKEYEKAIKVLDAVPESSGKYYKQAQDMIGKIEDDLAERLKSRLENKEYQKVSEVSAAILRILPESEKIKDLKDQADKKIEEEKPAENTENQEENTENTENTENSEGKNTNSGERVKLSVQEKEALRISNAYGQNGNPKYTDVYKESDFLNKKVKINASMGEIRTEPNLNSGVAGYVNDGDSLEVSEVVNDGGRYWLKIEGGWISSKLVTGEFR
- a CDS encoding DUF438 domain-containing protein, whose product is MKIDINKAVFELVKDNDRLKEDLISIGFSGLGKAMILNTLGKKMSIKRGAKMMGIVDVEKKLEALGYEIYDSSLDPETIRRQDLIGSYIERLSQGEDLEKVRADFKKNFENVSSSEIMDAEEKLLESGMDKAEVRRLCDVHSSLFHGMTEAENKASDDEKGSFLDYFQKENQIIKNIIKNEEERIEKGEEISDDIYKISEHYRKKGDLIYPILKSKYNKPGPSEVMWAVDIEIFNNIKKAIKLGKKDLLIESLERAKEMTYKEENILYPLVFENVSDEDLDLLYRDLGDYDHNLTSYNDQPREKSSIEGESGFINFAKGKMRVDQLEAMLDTLEIEITFVDENDINTYYNDHKGKKIFKRPVSSLGRDLYSCHPPQVESIVRNLVKDFKEGKKDSFKLVRNIKGIDYGISYYAVRDKDGKYKGVLETVQDLSFYKNFLEK